The DNA window TCCCTGCATATCGAATTTATCCATAAATTCGACTTGATGAGAGTGGATATTCGCTATGGGCAGGGATTTATGCGTCGTTTCCTTTGCGTCGAAACAAACCGGTATCCCCTGAACATTTCCCATATAGTCTACTGTACTCTTTTCGTCAAAATATGCAAGAGAAATCACGCCTCTTTCATTATCAAGCTTTACGGGCTTGATAGAGGTGGGGATCTTTTGTACGACTGCAAGGTCGTCGTCAAAGTATTCTTTGTTCGTCCTGTTTATCAAATCTTCAAAGTCGCTTCCCCGAAGTCCTCTGGTCTGCCAATATCCCATTTTTTCTCTCCTTATATCTTTACCCTTATTATATTAAAATAAAAAGAAGTTTAAAACTTCTTTTTATCATTTTCTATTCTATTTTATCGTTATTTTTCCTTTTTACTCTAAGTTCTTTTCTTTTTTTCTTCATATTCTTATATTTCTTCTGCCTTAGAGCATATATCACTATCCCGCCGACAATCAGTATAAGTATCCCTCCGCCAAAGAAATATCCGAAAACCGATTCGCCTTCTTTTTCCGTTTGTATTTCAGCAGGCGAAGTCTCTTCCTTCGGTGTCTCTTTCTGCTCTTCCTTTACCTCAGCTTCCTTGTTTTTTTTCGCTGCCAAAGACTTTTTCTTTGCCGCTATTTCGGCAGCATCGGGAACGACAAGGTTTGTTATT is part of the Anaerofustis stercorihominis DSM 17244 genome and encodes:
- a CDS encoding Holliday junction resolvase RecU: MGYWQTRGLRGSDFEDLINRTNKEYFDDDLAVVQKIPTSIKPVKLDNERGVISLAYFDEKSTVDYMGNVQGIPVCFDAKETTHKSLPIANIHSHQVEFMDKFDMQGGIAFLLVHFSKFDEYYILDMKTLIKYYNDAQNGGRKSIPYEAFNKDLEIFTDTKYPLHYLEGVGTYLEIKEKTND